In the Euphorbia lathyris chromosome 5, ddEupLath1.1, whole genome shotgun sequence genome, one interval contains:
- the LOC136228996 gene encoding disease resistance protein RPV1-like isoform X2, producing MSSTSSSSSTTASPTNYDVFLSFRENYASSRRCLDELVKIIECMKTMDRKVLPIFYHVEPTHVRKQEGNFGEAFKQLKERFTDSEDRVEKWRSALTEAADLSGEISSNNRHESELIEEVAEHIMKKLFPISFIASNQLVGMDVHIQRIQSCLEMGSIGVSSVGLWGMSGVGKTTIAEIVYGQISYQFEHCCFFRNIGEESEKIGFVALRNKFFYKLLGIETPDGGLLCVLTAFIADKLSRSKVLVVFDDITDLNQLEAFGVGEGWFGPGSRIIITSRDKQVLNIVDEIYEVEGLHRSDALQLFSMKAFKQMHPQKGYEELSEKVVNYAGGVPLALIVLGSHLYKRLLDEWELQLNKLKHCPEPSIQRILKISYDELEEDMLKDIFLDIACFFKGCVVDSVRDILDGWGLIRLSEKCLITIRDNTLEMHDLVQEMGRDIARRRGNLLWNHEDIYHLLTTDMRNEAVEGILLDMSKVENVPLSSTALDISHSMPNLRLLKFYRQLFWKKKQDPVFTVESSQSNNLLQLPHKLRLLHWEEYPFESLPLNFFMQNLVDLTLLDSNVIHLWDGKGPENLKRLDLSHSVQLRRLPDLSSATKMEKICLMDCQSLVEIPHSIQCLHNLTDLFMHWCTNLRSIPNMATLISLRRLNLSYCPNLKVLPEIPKDIEWIELENSGFEGWSSVPFWENVTALNMKNCKNLASLPSLVHLKSLGILNLAGCSNLTMLPEIPNCIKRLELQKSGIVEWPPGIGNLENLRFLDVSFCKKMRSFPSLTHSKSLHTIYLQGCINLKIFPEIQSSIKILELKNSGLEDLRCCFSKFPDFTGNLEKLILDERAIRELPSSIKCFSSSLHELSMRKCKILEILPDSICELKSLQTLDLSDCSKLTKLPPLNGLNSLKRLVLNGTAIVEIPAELPSSLIEWSMENCKDLKFLPDSISELKCLQTFVLNGCLKLAKLPPWNGLNSLKRLMLNGKSMVRIPGAQPSLSVEWKVENLENLENLPLLDFKSLQLLDIRNFLKLVKIPPLNGLTSLKKLHLFSCGITEFPTELPLLLVDLTIDLCSNFKILPDNICELKGLETLALTYCSSLVKLPPLKGLNSLKVLEIISIGITEIPSELPSSLVHLKIVCCGNLKILPANMFVLKCLQTLHLNGCLILKKLPPLDGLKSLEKLDLSETAIVEIPAELPPSLMMLKLENCRFLRILPSNIFGLKNFEINLHGCSNLFKLLPLDDLQPLLVLSATSSKEISNEITIRSRLSYRVGAAIRKRIKRLQKH from the exons ATGTCTTCTACttcgtcttcatcttcaacAACCGCCTCTCCAACTAATTATGATGTTTTTCTAAGTTTTAGAG AAAATTATGCATCCTCCCGACGGTGCCTTGATGAATTAGTGAAGATTATAGAGTGTATGAAGACAATGGATCGAAAGGTTTTACCAATTTTCTATCATGTTGAACCCACTCATGTCAGAAAGCAGGAAGGAAATTTTGGAGAAGCTTTTAAGCAACTAAAAGAGCGATTCACGGACAGCGAAGACAGGGTGGAGAAATGGAGATCTGCTTTGACAGAAGCAGCCGATCTATCTGGGGAAATTTCCAGCAATAACAG GCATGAATCTGAATTAATTGAGGAAGTTGCAGAGCATATTATGAAGAAATTGTTTCCTATCTCCTTCATTGCTTCTAATCAGTTAGTTGGGATGGATGTACATATCCAGCGGATTCAATCATGTTTGGAAATGGGTTCAATTGGTGTTAGTTCGGTAGGATTGTGGGGAATGAGTGGTGTTGGTAAAACAACAATTGCAGAGATTGTTTATGGTCAGATATCTTATCAATTTGAGCATTGTTGCTTTTTTCGCAATATTGGGGAAGAATCAGAGAAGATTGGATTCGTTGCTTTGCGAAACAAATTCTTTTATAAGCTGTTAGGAATTGAAACTCCAGATGGAGGCTTGCTTTGTGTGCTAACTGCTTTTATTGCGGATAAGCTAAGTAGATCAAAGGTTCTTGTTGTTTTTGATGATATAACTGATCTAAACCAATTAGAAGCTTTTGGTGTTGGTGAAGGTTGGTTTGGTCCAGGAAGTAGAATCATCATAACAAGCAGAGATAAACAAGTCCTCAATATTGTTGATGAAATATATGAGGTTGAGGGATTACATCGTAGTGATGCTCTTCAACTATTTAGCATGAAAGCCTTCAAACAAATGCATCCTCAAAAGGGTTACGAAGAGTTGTCAGAAAAAGTAGTTAATTATGCAGGAGGTGTTCCATTAGCTCTTATCGTGTTGGGTTCTCATCTATACAAAAGGTTACTTGACGAATGGGAACTTCAATTGAATAAACTAAAACATTGTCCAGAACCCTCTATCCAAAGAATCTTGAAAATAAGCTATGATGAATTAGAAGAGGATATGTTGAAGGATATCTTTCTTGATATTGCATGTTTTTTCAAAGGATGTGTTGTGGATTCTGTAAGAGATATTCTAGATGGCTGGGGATTAATTCGCCTAAGTGAGAAGTGTCTCATAACTATTAGGGACAACACATTAGAGATGCATGATTTAGTACAAGAGATGGGTCGAGATATTGCTCGTAGGAGGGGTAATTTGCTGTGGAATCATGAGGATATTTATCATTTACTGACGACAGATATG AGGAACGAAGCAGTTGAAGGCATACTCTTGGATATGtctaaagttgaaaacgtccCCTTAAGTTCTACAGCGCTGGATATATCTCATTCAATGCCCAACTTAAGACTGCTAAAATTTTATCGTCAACTATTTTGGAAAAAGAAGCAAGACCCAGTCTTCACTGTTGAATCTTCTCAATCAAATAACCTCTTGCAACTTCCACACAAATTAAGATTGCTGCATTGGGAAGAATATCCATTCGAGTCTTTACCATTGAATTTTTTCATGCAGAACCTTGTTGATCTTACCTTGTTGGATAGCAATGTCATACATCTTTGGGATGGCAAG GGTCCTGAAAACCTTAAACGGCTTGATCTTTCTCATTCTGTTCAACTGAGGAGGCTACCTGATCTCTCTTCAGCaacaaaaatggagaaaatatGTCTTATGGATTGTCAAAGTTTGGTTGAGATTCCCCATTCTATTCAATGCCTCCATAATCTTACTGATCTTTTTATGCATTGGTGTACGAATTTGAGGAGTATTCCAAACATGGCCACGTTGATATCTCTTAGACGACTTAATCTGAGTTATTGCCCGAATTTGAAGGTGCTTCCAGAGATTCCAAAGGACATAGAATGGATAGAATTAGAGAATTCAGGATTTGAAGGGTGGTCATCTGTTCCATTTTGGGAAAATGTTACTGCTTTGAATATGAAAAACTGCAAAAATCTTGCAAGTCTTCCAAGTCTAGTTCATTTGAAATCCCTCGGTATTCTTAATCTTGCCGGGTGCTCAAATTTGACAATGCTACCCGAGATCCCAAATTGCATAAAAAGGTTGGAGTTACAGAAGTCTGGTATAGTAGAATGGCCCCCAGGTATTGGAAATCTAGAGAATCTTAGATTTTTAGATGTGAGCTTTTGCAAAAAAATGAGAAGTTTCCCAAGCCTCACTCATTCAAAATCTCTCCACACCATTTATCTCCAAGGGTGCATAAATCTAAAGATCTTTCCAGAGATTCAGAGTAGCATAAAGATTTTAGAACTTAAAAACTCTGGGTTGGAAGATCTTAGGTGCTGCTTTAGCAAGTTTCCAGACTTCACAGGAAATTTGGAGAAGTTAATACTGGATGAGCGTGCTATACGAGAACTGCCTTCATCAATCAAATGCTTTTCTTCATCACTTCATGAATTGAGTATGCGCAAATGTAAAATTCTTGAGATTCTTCCAGACAGCATATGTGAGTTGAAATCCCTTCAAACTCTTGATCTCAGTGATTGCTCAAAACTGACCAAACTGCCTCCTTTGAATGGTTTGAACTCTTTAAAAAGGCTAGTTCTAAATGGTACTGCAATTGTTGAAATCCCGGCTGAATTGCCTTCCTCACTTATTGAGTGGAGCATGGAGAATTGCAAAGATCTTAAGTTTCTTCCAGACAGCATTTCTGAGTTGAAATGTCTTCAAACTTTTGTTCTCAATGGGTGCTTAAAACTAGCCAAATTGCCTCCTTGGAATGGTTTGAACTCCTTAAAAAGGCTAATGTTAAATGGTAAATCTATGGTGAGAATTCCTGGTGCACAACCTTCGTTATCTGTTGAATGGAAGGTGGAGAATTTAGAAAATCTTGAGAATCTTCCATTGCTTGATTTCAAAAGTCTTCAACTTCTTGATATTAGGAATTTCTTGAAACTGGTCAAAATTCCTCCTTTAAATGGTTTGACCTCTTTAAAAAAGCTACATCTATTTAGTTGTGGCATTACAGAATTCCCCACTGAACTGCCGTTGTTACTTGTAGATTTAACAATAGATCTTTGCAGCAATTTCAAGATTCTTCCAGACAACATTTGTGAGTTGAAAGGCCTTGAAACTCTTGCTCTCACGTATTGCTCAAGTCTGGTAAAACTACCTCCTTTGAAAGGTTTGAATTCTTTAAAAGTGCTAGAAATAATTAGCATTGGTATAACAGAAATCCCCTCTGAACTGCCTTCATCACTTGTTCACTTGAAAATAGTGTGTTGCGGAAATCTCAAGATTCTTCCTGCCAACATGTTTGTGTTGAAATGCCTTCAAACTCTTCATCTCAATGGTTGCTTAATCCTGAAAAAGCTACCACCTTTGGATGGTTTGAAGTCTTTAGAAAAGCTAGATCTAAGTGAGACTGCAATCGTAGAAATTCCTGCTGAACTGCCTCCATCACTCATGATGTTGAAATTGGAGAATTGTCGATTTCTGAGGATTCTTCCTAGCAATATTTTTGGGttgaaaaattttgaaattaatctCCACGGTTGCTCAAATCTTTTCAAATTGCTTCCTTTAGATGATTTACAACCTTTGCTTGTTCTATCGGCCACCAGTAGCAAAGAAATAAGCAATGAGATAACCATAAGAAGCCGACTGTCATACCGTGTTGGTGCTGCAATTAGGAAAAGAATTAAGAGACTACAGAAGCACTAG
- the LOC136228996 gene encoding disease resistance protein RPV1-like isoform X1 produces MSSTSSSSSTTASPTNYDVFLSFRGTDTRLNFTSHLYSALCRNHVKTFMDEHDLERGKYISPNLLKAVEESKYSVVVFSENYASSRRCLDELVKIIECMKTMDRKVLPIFYHVEPTHVRKQEGNFGEAFKQLKERFTDSEDRVEKWRSALTEAADLSGEISSNNRHESELIEEVAEHIMKKLFPISFIASNQLVGMDVHIQRIQSCLEMGSIGVSSVGLWGMSGVGKTTIAEIVYGQISYQFEHCCFFRNIGEESEKIGFVALRNKFFYKLLGIETPDGGLLCVLTAFIADKLSRSKVLVVFDDITDLNQLEAFGVGEGWFGPGSRIIITSRDKQVLNIVDEIYEVEGLHRSDALQLFSMKAFKQMHPQKGYEELSEKVVNYAGGVPLALIVLGSHLYKRLLDEWELQLNKLKHCPEPSIQRILKISYDELEEDMLKDIFLDIACFFKGCVVDSVRDILDGWGLIRLSEKCLITIRDNTLEMHDLVQEMGRDIARRRGNLLWNHEDIYHLLTTDMRNEAVEGILLDMSKVENVPLSSTALDISHSMPNLRLLKFYRQLFWKKKQDPVFTVESSQSNNLLQLPHKLRLLHWEEYPFESLPLNFFMQNLVDLTLLDSNVIHLWDGKGPENLKRLDLSHSVQLRRLPDLSSATKMEKICLMDCQSLVEIPHSIQCLHNLTDLFMHWCTNLRSIPNMATLISLRRLNLSYCPNLKVLPEIPKDIEWIELENSGFEGWSSVPFWENVTALNMKNCKNLASLPSLVHLKSLGILNLAGCSNLTMLPEIPNCIKRLELQKSGIVEWPPGIGNLENLRFLDVSFCKKMRSFPSLTHSKSLHTIYLQGCINLKIFPEIQSSIKILELKNSGLEDLRCCFSKFPDFTGNLEKLILDERAIRELPSSIKCFSSSLHELSMRKCKILEILPDSICELKSLQTLDLSDCSKLTKLPPLNGLNSLKRLVLNGTAIVEIPAELPSSLIEWSMENCKDLKFLPDSISELKCLQTFVLNGCLKLAKLPPWNGLNSLKRLMLNGKSMVRIPGAQPSLSVEWKVENLENLENLPLLDFKSLQLLDIRNFLKLVKIPPLNGLTSLKKLHLFSCGITEFPTELPLLLVDLTIDLCSNFKILPDNICELKGLETLALTYCSSLVKLPPLKGLNSLKVLEIISIGITEIPSELPSSLVHLKIVCCGNLKILPANMFVLKCLQTLHLNGCLILKKLPPLDGLKSLEKLDLSETAIVEIPAELPPSLMMLKLENCRFLRILPSNIFGLKNFEINLHGCSNLFKLLPLDDLQPLLVLSATSSKEISNEITIRSRLSYRVGAAIRKRIKRLQKH; encoded by the exons ATGTCTTCTACttcgtcttcatcttcaacAACCGCCTCTCCAACTAATTATGATGTTTTTCTAAGTTTTAGAGGTACTGATACCCGCCTTAATTTTACTAGCCATCTATATTCTGCTTTGTGTCGAAATCATGTCAAGACATTCATGGATGAACATGATCTTGAAAGAGGAAAATATATTTCCCCAAATCTCTTGAAAGCAGTCGAAGAATCAAAGTATTCCGTGGTTGTTTTCTCAGAAAATTATGCATCCTCCCGACGGTGCCTTGATGAATTAGTGAAGATTATAGAGTGTATGAAGACAATGGATCGAAAGGTTTTACCAATTTTCTATCATGTTGAACCCACTCATGTCAGAAAGCAGGAAGGAAATTTTGGAGAAGCTTTTAAGCAACTAAAAGAGCGATTCACGGACAGCGAAGACAGGGTGGAGAAATGGAGATCTGCTTTGACAGAAGCAGCCGATCTATCTGGGGAAATTTCCAGCAATAACAG GCATGAATCTGAATTAATTGAGGAAGTTGCAGAGCATATTATGAAGAAATTGTTTCCTATCTCCTTCATTGCTTCTAATCAGTTAGTTGGGATGGATGTACATATCCAGCGGATTCAATCATGTTTGGAAATGGGTTCAATTGGTGTTAGTTCGGTAGGATTGTGGGGAATGAGTGGTGTTGGTAAAACAACAATTGCAGAGATTGTTTATGGTCAGATATCTTATCAATTTGAGCATTGTTGCTTTTTTCGCAATATTGGGGAAGAATCAGAGAAGATTGGATTCGTTGCTTTGCGAAACAAATTCTTTTATAAGCTGTTAGGAATTGAAACTCCAGATGGAGGCTTGCTTTGTGTGCTAACTGCTTTTATTGCGGATAAGCTAAGTAGATCAAAGGTTCTTGTTGTTTTTGATGATATAACTGATCTAAACCAATTAGAAGCTTTTGGTGTTGGTGAAGGTTGGTTTGGTCCAGGAAGTAGAATCATCATAACAAGCAGAGATAAACAAGTCCTCAATATTGTTGATGAAATATATGAGGTTGAGGGATTACATCGTAGTGATGCTCTTCAACTATTTAGCATGAAAGCCTTCAAACAAATGCATCCTCAAAAGGGTTACGAAGAGTTGTCAGAAAAAGTAGTTAATTATGCAGGAGGTGTTCCATTAGCTCTTATCGTGTTGGGTTCTCATCTATACAAAAGGTTACTTGACGAATGGGAACTTCAATTGAATAAACTAAAACATTGTCCAGAACCCTCTATCCAAAGAATCTTGAAAATAAGCTATGATGAATTAGAAGAGGATATGTTGAAGGATATCTTTCTTGATATTGCATGTTTTTTCAAAGGATGTGTTGTGGATTCTGTAAGAGATATTCTAGATGGCTGGGGATTAATTCGCCTAAGTGAGAAGTGTCTCATAACTATTAGGGACAACACATTAGAGATGCATGATTTAGTACAAGAGATGGGTCGAGATATTGCTCGTAGGAGGGGTAATTTGCTGTGGAATCATGAGGATATTTATCATTTACTGACGACAGATATG AGGAACGAAGCAGTTGAAGGCATACTCTTGGATATGtctaaagttgaaaacgtccCCTTAAGTTCTACAGCGCTGGATATATCTCATTCAATGCCCAACTTAAGACTGCTAAAATTTTATCGTCAACTATTTTGGAAAAAGAAGCAAGACCCAGTCTTCACTGTTGAATCTTCTCAATCAAATAACCTCTTGCAACTTCCACACAAATTAAGATTGCTGCATTGGGAAGAATATCCATTCGAGTCTTTACCATTGAATTTTTTCATGCAGAACCTTGTTGATCTTACCTTGTTGGATAGCAATGTCATACATCTTTGGGATGGCAAG GGTCCTGAAAACCTTAAACGGCTTGATCTTTCTCATTCTGTTCAACTGAGGAGGCTACCTGATCTCTCTTCAGCaacaaaaatggagaaaatatGTCTTATGGATTGTCAAAGTTTGGTTGAGATTCCCCATTCTATTCAATGCCTCCATAATCTTACTGATCTTTTTATGCATTGGTGTACGAATTTGAGGAGTATTCCAAACATGGCCACGTTGATATCTCTTAGACGACTTAATCTGAGTTATTGCCCGAATTTGAAGGTGCTTCCAGAGATTCCAAAGGACATAGAATGGATAGAATTAGAGAATTCAGGATTTGAAGGGTGGTCATCTGTTCCATTTTGGGAAAATGTTACTGCTTTGAATATGAAAAACTGCAAAAATCTTGCAAGTCTTCCAAGTCTAGTTCATTTGAAATCCCTCGGTATTCTTAATCTTGCCGGGTGCTCAAATTTGACAATGCTACCCGAGATCCCAAATTGCATAAAAAGGTTGGAGTTACAGAAGTCTGGTATAGTAGAATGGCCCCCAGGTATTGGAAATCTAGAGAATCTTAGATTTTTAGATGTGAGCTTTTGCAAAAAAATGAGAAGTTTCCCAAGCCTCACTCATTCAAAATCTCTCCACACCATTTATCTCCAAGGGTGCATAAATCTAAAGATCTTTCCAGAGATTCAGAGTAGCATAAAGATTTTAGAACTTAAAAACTCTGGGTTGGAAGATCTTAGGTGCTGCTTTAGCAAGTTTCCAGACTTCACAGGAAATTTGGAGAAGTTAATACTGGATGAGCGTGCTATACGAGAACTGCCTTCATCAATCAAATGCTTTTCTTCATCACTTCATGAATTGAGTATGCGCAAATGTAAAATTCTTGAGATTCTTCCAGACAGCATATGTGAGTTGAAATCCCTTCAAACTCTTGATCTCAGTGATTGCTCAAAACTGACCAAACTGCCTCCTTTGAATGGTTTGAACTCTTTAAAAAGGCTAGTTCTAAATGGTACTGCAATTGTTGAAATCCCGGCTGAATTGCCTTCCTCACTTATTGAGTGGAGCATGGAGAATTGCAAAGATCTTAAGTTTCTTCCAGACAGCATTTCTGAGTTGAAATGTCTTCAAACTTTTGTTCTCAATGGGTGCTTAAAACTAGCCAAATTGCCTCCTTGGAATGGTTTGAACTCCTTAAAAAGGCTAATGTTAAATGGTAAATCTATGGTGAGAATTCCTGGTGCACAACCTTCGTTATCTGTTGAATGGAAGGTGGAGAATTTAGAAAATCTTGAGAATCTTCCATTGCTTGATTTCAAAAGTCTTCAACTTCTTGATATTAGGAATTTCTTGAAACTGGTCAAAATTCCTCCTTTAAATGGTTTGACCTCTTTAAAAAAGCTACATCTATTTAGTTGTGGCATTACAGAATTCCCCACTGAACTGCCGTTGTTACTTGTAGATTTAACAATAGATCTTTGCAGCAATTTCAAGATTCTTCCAGACAACATTTGTGAGTTGAAAGGCCTTGAAACTCTTGCTCTCACGTATTGCTCAAGTCTGGTAAAACTACCTCCTTTGAAAGGTTTGAATTCTTTAAAAGTGCTAGAAATAATTAGCATTGGTATAACAGAAATCCCCTCTGAACTGCCTTCATCACTTGTTCACTTGAAAATAGTGTGTTGCGGAAATCTCAAGATTCTTCCTGCCAACATGTTTGTGTTGAAATGCCTTCAAACTCTTCATCTCAATGGTTGCTTAATCCTGAAAAAGCTACCACCTTTGGATGGTTTGAAGTCTTTAGAAAAGCTAGATCTAAGTGAGACTGCAATCGTAGAAATTCCTGCTGAACTGCCTCCATCACTCATGATGTTGAAATTGGAGAATTGTCGATTTCTGAGGATTCTTCCTAGCAATATTTTTGGGttgaaaaattttgaaattaatctCCACGGTTGCTCAAATCTTTTCAAATTGCTTCCTTTAGATGATTTACAACCTTTGCTTGTTCTATCGGCCACCAGTAGCAAAGAAATAAGCAATGAGATAACCATAAGAAGCCGACTGTCATACCGTGTTGGTGCTGCAATTAGGAAAAGAATTAAGAGACTACAGAAGCACTAG